One stretch of Qipengyuania gelatinilytica DNA includes these proteins:
- the hspQ gene encoding heat shock protein HspQ has product MDRATFFSATAGRTIEAPSRIRTRFAIGDVVRHRAFDFRGVIFDIDPVFANSDEWYQSIPEEIRPDRNQPFYHLLAESDESDYVAYVSQQNLIRDSLAGPVSHPDVHQYFGDFENGRYRMRTCLTH; this is encoded by the coding sequence ATGGACAGGGCTACGTTTTTCTCCGCAACGGCAGGTCGCACGATCGAGGCGCCCAGCCGCATCCGCACGCGCTTCGCCATCGGCGACGTGGTGCGCCATCGCGCCTTCGATTTTCGCGGCGTGATCTTCGATATCGATCCGGTCTTCGCCAATAGCGACGAATGGTACCAGTCGATCCCCGAAGAGATCCGGCCCGACCGCAACCAGCCGTTCTACCACCTGCTCGCCGAAAGCGATGAGAGCGATTACGTCGCCTACGTCAGCCAGCAAAACCTGATCCGCGATTCGCTGGCAGGGCCGGTGTCGCATCCCGACGTGCACCAGTACTTCGGCGATTTCGAAAACGGCCGCTATCGCATGCGGACCTGTCTCACGCACTAA
- a CDS encoding peptidylprolyl isomerase, translating into MTKHLISLAAALALATPSIAQEESSRSSSEAVAQTSEPSPSPNEIVAQAEADEWVAIAPEDLLVMTLAPDAEGNERKVVIQLMPAPFSEAWTANIRTFALSGWFDDITVNRVQDNYVVQWGDANYDNPEASGEPKTLPDGLLATNEADYEEPLSALPRRKGIDMKRLMEACPEGKMCKTDELPTDLLGMFSAVTRKQLYQDVYASSARFSAGWPLGFDEAKQTVWPVHCYGMVGVGRNLTPDAGTGAELYTVIGHAPRHLDRNIALVGRIVEGIEHLSSLPRGKGVLGFYEDESRRTPILTVRVASDLPEGERPAFEYLDTEGDTFAAYADARANRRDPFFNVPAGGADICNIPVPVRRVAE; encoded by the coding sequence ATGACCAAGCACCTGATTTCGCTCGCCGCAGCGCTCGCGCTCGCCACTCCCTCGATTGCGCAGGAGGAGTCCTCGCGCTCAAGTAGCGAAGCGGTGGCGCAGACCAGTGAACCCTCGCCCAGCCCTAACGAGATCGTCGCCCAGGCCGAGGCAGACGAATGGGTGGCAATCGCGCCGGAAGACCTGCTGGTGATGACGCTCGCCCCCGATGCCGAGGGCAACGAGCGCAAGGTCGTGATCCAGCTGATGCCCGCGCCCTTCAGTGAAGCGTGGACCGCGAACATCCGCACCTTTGCTCTTAGTGGCTGGTTTGACGATATCACCGTCAACCGCGTTCAGGACAACTATGTCGTCCAATGGGGCGATGCGAATTACGACAATCCGGAAGCAAGCGGCGAGCCGAAGACTTTGCCGGATGGTCTCCTCGCCACGAACGAAGCCGATTACGAAGAGCCGCTTTCGGCACTTCCCCGCCGCAAGGGCATCGACATGAAACGCCTCATGGAGGCATGTCCGGAAGGAAAAATGTGCAAGACGGACGAATTGCCGACCGACTTGCTCGGGATGTTTAGCGCGGTCACGCGCAAGCAACTGTATCAAGATGTTTACGCCAGCTCGGCGCGCTTCAGCGCCGGATGGCCGCTGGGGTTTGACGAGGCCAAGCAGACCGTCTGGCCCGTCCACTGCTACGGCATGGTCGGTGTCGGTCGGAACCTAACTCCCGATGCGGGGACCGGCGCCGAACTCTACACGGTCATCGGCCACGCACCGCGTCATCTCGATCGCAACATCGCATTGGTCGGGCGGATCGTGGAAGGCATTGAGCACCTGTCGTCGCTGCCGCGCGGCAAGGGCGTACTCGGCTTCTACGAGGACGAGAGCCGGCGTACGCCGATCCTGACCGTCCGCGTCGCGAGCGACCTGCCCGAAGGCGAGCGTCCGGCGTTCGAATATCTCGATACAGAGGGTGATACCTTCGCGGCCTATGCCGATGCACGCGCCAACCGCCGTGATCCGTTCTTCAACGTGCCCGCCGGCGGCGCGGACATCTGCAACATTCCCGTACCAGTTCGCCGTGTGGCGGAGTGA